A genomic window from Silene latifolia isolate original U9 population chromosome Y, ASM4854445v1, whole genome shotgun sequence includes:
- the LOC141627914 gene encoding uncharacterized protein LOC141627914, with translation MTRHESRIANPGDLVVDYNAEMAGCSQLVDKGGGCTFLPPHEIWVLWKANKVHIDVLEMDAQFIHLKVTELISDKVLYVTYVYGLNKLEHRVPLWNALIRLNMTAPWIVLEDFNRVMFSNERIGRIVRDAEMLPFQHTAQLCDLQDIKAFGAFFTWTNKHPSSTRDFSRIDRVLLNDAWLTLRPDYYAHYLPEGDFDHCPCIIECGNIRTIKKRPFKFFNMWSHVKDF, from the exons ATGACAAGACATGAATCTAGGATAGCTAATCCTGGTGATCTGGTGGTTGACTATAATGCTGAAATGGCTGGATGTTCCCAATTGGTTGATAAAGGAGGAGGATGCACCTTTCTACCTCCTCATGA AATTTGGGTTCTCTGGAAAGCTAATAAAGTGCATATTGATGTGCTTGAGATGGATGCTCAATTTATCCACCTTAAAGTTACTGAATTGATTTCTGATAAGGTTTTGTATGTTACCTATGTTTATGGTTTAAATAAATTAGAACATAGAGTTCCTCTCTGGAATGCCCTAATTAGACTGAATATGACTGCTCCTTGGATAGTTTTGGAAGATTTTAACCGTGTGATGTTTTCCAATGAGAGGATTGGTAGGATTGTTAGAGATGCTGAAATGTTACCTTTTCAACATACTGCTCAGCTGTGTGACCTGCAGGATATTAAGGCTTTTGGGGCATTTTTTACTTGGACGAATAAACATCCTAGTAGTACCAGAGATTTTAGCAGAATTGATAGAGTGCTCCTAAATGATGCTTGGCTTACTCTGAGACCTGATTACTATGCCCATTACCTGCCTGAGGGTGATTTTGACCATTGCCCTTGTATCATTGAATGTGGGAATATCAGAACTATAAAGAAGAGACCATTTAAATTCTTTAATATGTGGAGTCATGTTAAGGATTTTTAA